In Flammeovirgaceae bacterium, the sequence CGTTTCAATTTTCAGATCAAAAAGTTTATTCAATGCATAACCAACAGCACATTCAACAGCAGCCGAAGAAGATAGCCCTGCGCCAATGGGTATGTTACTTGTGAGTATCAGGTTAAAGCCACTCAACCGGAAATCGTTTTTCAATAACTGAGCCACAACTCCGGTTACATAATCAGGCCAGTTTTTAACAGGATGAAGGCTCGGTAAATCTGTTTCGTAAGTTTCATGAAATTCAGCCGAATAGAGCACCACCCGGTTGTCGTTACGCCTGGCTATTGCAACATGGGCCGTAAAATTAATGGCAGCCGGTAACACAAAGCCTTCATTGTAATCGGTATGTTCGCCAAGCAGGTTTATTCGCCCGGGTGCCCGAACAACAAGAGGTGAAGAACTAAATATATCGGCAAACTGCTGATGAAGTCTGGTGGTAATCAAACAGAATACGGTTAGCGGAGAGAGAGGGATTCGAACCCTCGGTACAGTTGCCCGTACAACGGTTTTCGAGACCGTCCCATTCGACCGCTCTGGCATCTCTCCGGGAGCGCAAAAATAAAAACTCCTGCCCGAAGACAGGAGTTTTAGTTCAACGAGTTTTTTGCTTATTCAAAGCGAAGCGATTCGATCGGATCGAGCTTGGATGCCTTATGAGCCGGGTAGTATCCGGAAAGCAGGCCGACCACCACGCACACAAACAACCCGAAGAAAATCCAGAACCAGGGTATAATGTAATTCTTCATGCCCATAAACTTGGCCCCGGCATTGCCTGCTAAAATGCCCAACAAAATTCCCAGCAATCCTCCCAGCACGCATACCACAATGGCTTCGATAACAAACTGTTGCCGGATGCGCAGCGGAGTGGCACCCAGCGCCTTGCGTACGCCAATTTCGCGGGTACGCTCGGTAACCGAAACCAGCATAATATTCATAAGCGCAATGGCCGAACCAAGCAGCGTTACAAACCCCAACCCAAAACCGGCCGTGCGAATGTACCCGGCTATCTCGGAGGTGCGCTCCAGCAAGGTAATGTTGTTGTCCACCACAAACGAATCTTCCCGGCCCGGCTGGTCGCCCCGGATGCGCCTCATCAGCGCAGTGGCTTCGCCCATGGCAAAGTCAACCTGCGTGGGGTCTGTAATGGCTACGGTTATCCGGTACCATAAACTGCGACCTTTGGCCATCTGGTTAGCTTTTTTTAACGGGATGATAATCATGTTATCAAAATTGGAACTCGGATCGCCAAATCCTCCTTTTGGAGCCAGTGCGCCAATTACCCGAAAACGTGATCCCAAAATAGTTACTTCAGTTCCTTCTACCGGCTCGTTTTCATCATAAAGCGCTTGCCTGATCTTATCTCCCAAAATGGCTACCTGGGCCCCGTAGTTAAACTCCAACTCCGAAATGTTGCGGCCCTGCACAAACTCAAGCCCTTTAATCATGGCATAATCTGCATTAGCGCCCATCACATTAACGTTCGGGTTGGTTTTCTTTGAGTTGCGGCTTATCTCAGCCACCATCGTTAGCATTGCCGATATACTTACGTTGGCCGGATATTCAAACTCATCGGCAAACATCTGCGCCTGCCGCATGGTTATACGCGGGTAACTTTTTTCAAGCACACCCTGCTGGCTTTGCCCCCGGTTGGATTTCGACTCAATGTCGAACGAATTGGCACCAAGCGATGTGAGGCTTTCAGTAACCGACTTTTCAATACCATCAACAGCCGTTAAGGCGCCCACCAACGCAGTAATACCAATAGCTACGATCAGAGCTGTAATGACCGAGCGAAGCATATTGGCCTGCACTGACCGCAACCCTTCTTTTACGTTTTCC encodes:
- a CDS encoding ABC transporter permease is translated as MNLLENVKEGLRSVQANMLRSVITALIVAIGITALVGALTAVDGIEKSVTESLTSLGANSFDIESKSNRGQSQQGVLEKSYPRITMRQAQMFADEFEYPANVSISAMLTMVAEISRNSKKTNPNVNVMGANADYAMIKGLEFVQGRNISELEFNYGAQVAILGDKIRQALYDENEPVEGTEVTILGSRFRVIGALAPKGGFGDPSSNFDNMIIIPLKKANQMAKGRSLWYRITVAITDPTQVDFAMGEATALMRRIRGDQPGREDSFVVDNNITLLERTSEIAGYIRTAGFGLGFVTLLGSAIALMNIMLVSVTERTREIGVRKALGATPLRIRQQFVIEAIVVCVLGGLLGILLGILAGNAGAKFMGMKNYIIPWFWIFFGLFVCVVVGLLSGYYPAHKASKLDPIESLRFE